The following DNA comes from Longimicrobium sp..
GGATGCAGATCGGCGCCGTGCAGGGCAGCGGCCCCGGTGGGCGCATCGTAAAGCGCGACATCGAGGAGGCCGTCGCCCGCGGCGGGACCCCCGCGGCCGCGCAGCCTGCCGCGGCTGCCCCGGCGGAGACCGCGCAGCCCCAGGCCCCTGTGTCCGCGCCCGTGCCGGTGTCGACGGACGCGCGGTTCCGTGCGCACCCGCTCACGCAGATGCGCAAGACCATCGCGCGGCGGCTGGCGCAGTCCATCGGTCCCGTTCCCACCTTCTATCTCACCATCGAGGTAGACATGGGCGAGGCGGTGGCCCTGCGCGCGCGCATCAACGAGCGCTTCGCCAAGGAGGGCGTCAAGACCAGCCCCAACGACCTGGTGATCAAGGCAGTCGCGGTCGCGCTCCGCAAGCACCCGTTCGTGAACGCGGCGTGGACGGGCGATGCCATCCACCTCTTCGAGCAGGTGCACATCGGCGTGGCCGTGGCTATCGACGAGGGGCTGATCACGCCGGTGATCCGCGACGCCGACCTCAAGGGCATCTCCGACATCTCGCGCGAGGTCAAGGAGCTGGCCGGCCGCGCACGGGAAAAGAAGCTGAAGCCCGAGGAGTTCACGGGAAGCACCTTCAGCATCAGCAACCTGGGGATGTTCGGCATCGAGGAGTTCACGGCCATCATCAACCCGCCCGAGGCGGCGATCCTGGCCGTGGGCGCCATCACCCCCAAGGTGGTGGTGGACG
Coding sequences within:
- a CDS encoding dihydrolipoamide acetyltransferase family protein: MATKVYMEALSPTMEEGRLISWLKNEGDDVKEGDVLAEVETDKATMELVARGSGVLRKRLIGDGETSPVGTMIAVIAGADEDVSSLTGGADAKPAPAPAAGGGEASAPTASEAGPAAQDEADAPQADASPAPTSEAKPQAAPAEAQPSTVSAEGGAGQDGGRVKASPLARKLAAEAGMQIGAVQGSGPGGRIVKRDIEEAVARGGTPAAAQPAAAAPAETAQPQAPVSAPVPVSTDARFRAHPLTQMRKTIARRLAQSIGPVPTFYLTIEVDMGEAVALRARINERFAKEGVKTSPNDLVIKAVAVALRKHPFVNAAWTGDAIHLFEQVHIGVAVAIDEGLITPVIRDADLKGISDISREVKELAGRAREKKLKPEEFTGSTFSISNLGMFGIEEFTAIINPPEAAILAVGAITPKVVVD